A genome region from Ptiloglossa arizonensis isolate GNS036 chromosome 4, iyPtiAriz1_principal, whole genome shotgun sequence includes the following:
- the Trc8 gene encoding TRC8 ring finger protein: MDHYTDEEFDFVNVILRVPPLFIIDELFRIGFGLSSENVVLESTDHGFKLAKVPENTINTMISVTSNLFLIEPFTFGHLVYKIYFMIVLKFLCCCLGCIAALCTFMLRKNHLIIVYLHLISIGVIVLSHWSNVSTMKAIIAYVSTHKSISIPDDYLYFNTKYMLSEGPRFVIIQNYILQCVLAGIFCYTHLAPKDPILQKLLVLSFMAPSILGIYPLPAQVLHHAPVFAALIPMAVCNFVLWFNGITVLKMLYMVYQHTRNFVNNYGLSVLAQNEWNRLNIACVLRTFWILRVGGQVVQVLANNYGDEKFTYFAMTKTLLINGCETLTALLGMTSVISFIFHYIGCFSQWVLLTEDGDEKAIGTVSAILFYVLGLQTGLTDLDGEKRLARLACNFCLLCTAVLHLIHNIVNPLLMSLSASHNPALHRHIRALAVCAFLLLLPVLLLVYLWSHFTVSSWLLSVSVFNIEVVVKVLVSLSIYTLFLIDAYRSVFWEQLDDCVYIIRTFGNTIEFVFGIILLINGFWILMFESSGAIRAIMMCSHAYLNIWCEAKAGWSVFMKRRTAVNKINSLPEAKEEQLRSLNDVCAICYQEMHTAKITRCNHYFHGVCLRKWLYVQDRCPLCHDILYKVENVQNNKNDNEETNEGAVGQRAPQRALH; this comes from the exons ATGGATCATTATACAGACGAAGAATTTGACTTTGTTAACGTTATACTTAGAGTTCCACCTTTATTCATCATAGACGAATTATTTAGAATTGGATTTGGACTATCCAGCGAGAATGTAGTGCTAGAGAGCACAGATCATGGTTTTAAACTTGCAAAGGTTCCAGAAAACACCATTAATACAATGATATCAGTCACATCCAATTTGTTTCTCATAGAACCTTTTACCTTTGGACACCTTGTCTATAAGATATACTTTATGATTGTACTGAAATTTTTATGCTGCTGTTTAG GATGTATTGCTGCGTTATGTACATTTATGTTAAGGAAAAATCATCTTATAATCGTCTACCTACATTTAATATCCATAGGAGTAATAGTACTATCTCATTGGTCGAACGTTAGTACAATGAAAGCTATTATAGCGTACGTGAGCACACACAAATCGATTAGTATACCCGACGATTATCTGTATTTCAATACAAAGTACATGCTATCCGAAGGACCTAGGTTCGTGATAATTCAAAATTACATATTGCAATGTGTATTAGCTGGCATATTTTGTTATACTCATCTCGCCCCAAAAGATCCGATTTTACAAAAACTTCTTGTATTGAGTTTTATGGCACCATCTATCCTGGGAATATATCCATTACCG GCGCAAGTTCTGCACCACGCGCCGGTATTCGCGGCGCTTATTCCAATGGCTGTGTGCAACTTTGTTCTTTGGTTCAACGGTATCACCGTGCTGAAGATGCTCTACATGGTTTACCAACACACGCGTAACTTCGTAAACAACTACGGTCTGTCAGTGCTCGCCCAGAACGAGTGGAACCGATTGAACATTGCGTGCGTGTTGCGCACGTTTTGGATATTACGCGTGGGAGGACAAGTCGTCCAGGTGCTCGCGAACAATTACGGCGATGAGAAGTTCACGTACTTCGCGATGACGAAGACCCTGTTGATAAACGGCTGCGAGACCTTGACCGCTCTCTTGGGAATGACCAGCGTAATATCGTTCATTTTTCATTACATCGGCTGCTTCTCGCAATGGGTGTTACTCACCGAGGACGGGGACGAGAAAGCCATCGGCACCGTGTCAGCCATTTTATTCTATGTATTGGGCCTGCAAACCGGGTTGACCGATCTGGACGGGGAGAAACGCTTGGCACGACTCGCTTGTAACTTCTGTCTACTGTGCACAGCGGTGCTGCACCTTATCCACAACATTGTGAACCCTCTATTAATGTCTCTGAGTGCCTCTCATAATCCGGCCCTTCATCGACATATACGCGCGCTAGCGGTCTGTGCGTTTCTCTTGCTCCTGCCGGTGTTGTTGTTGGTGTACCTGTGGTCGCACTTCACCGTAAGTAGCTGGTTGCTATCCGTATCCGTATTCAATATCGAGGTGGTGGTGAAGGTGTTGGTCTCGCTCTCAATTTACACTCTGTTCCTCATCGACGCTTATCGGAGCGTGTTCTGGGAACAGCTGGACGACTGCGTCTACATCATACGCACGTTCGGGAACACCATTGAGTTTGTTTTCGGAATCATCCTTCTTATTAACGGTTTCTGGATACTGATGTTCGAGTCCAGCGGGGCGATCCGCGCCATCATGATGTGTAGCCACGCTTACCTGAATATTTGGTGCGAGGCGAAGGCCGGATGGAGCGTGTTCATGAAGCGACGAACGGCCGTGAACAAGATCAATTCCTTACCCGAGGCCAAGGAGGAACAGCTGAGATCGTTGAACGACGTATGCGCCATTTGCTACCAGGAAATGCACACGGCCAAGATCACACGCTGCAACCACTACTTCCACGGTGTTTGTTTACGGAAATGGTTGTACGTGCAGGACCGTTGTCCACTTTGCCACGATATATTGTACAAAGTCGAGAACGTCCAAAATAACAAAAACGATAACGAGGAGACCAACGAGGGCGCCGTTGGGCAACGAGCCCCTCAACGAGCCCTCCATTGA
- the Tws gene encoding protein phosphatase 2 regulatory subunit tws isoform X1, whose protein sequence is MKSPSNIMRQSSLTKLGSMINTAVNKRAGNGDIQWCFSQVKGTLEDDVTEADIISCVEFNHDGDLLATGDKGGRVVIFQRDPISKNSIPRRGEYNVYSTFQSHEPEFDYLKSLEIEEKINKIRWLKRKNPAHFLLSTNDKTIKLWKVSERDKRVEGYNTKEENGSIRDPACITSLRVPSIKPMELMVEASPRRIFANAHTYHINSISVNSDQETYLSADDLRINLWHLEITDQSFNIVDIKPTNMEELTEVITAAEFHPAECNVLVYSSSKGTIRLCDMRSAALCDQHSKLFEEQEDPTNRSFFSEIISSISDVKLSHSGRYMISRDYLSVKVWDLQMETKPIECYPVHEYLRSKLCSLYENDCIFDKFECCWSGNDSAIMTGSYNNFFRVFDRTTKRDLTLEAARDIAKPKTLLKPRKVSTSGKRKKDEISVDCLDFNKKILHTAWHPSENVVAVAATNNLFLFQDKL, encoded by the exons ATGAAGAGCCCCTCCAACATCATGAGGCAGTCCAGCCTCACCAAGCTTGGTTCCATGATCAATACCGCTGTGAACAAGAGAGCCG GCAATGGTGACATACAATGGTGTTTCTCACAGGTGAAAGGAACATTGGAAGACGATGTCACTGAAG CCGATATAATCTCGTGCGTTGAATTTAACCACGATGGCGATCTTCTTGCAACAGGAGATAAAGGTGGACGGGTTGTTATTTTTCAAAGAGACCCCATT AGTAAAAACAGTATACCACGGAGGGGTGAATACAATGTATATAGCACCTTCCAGAGTCATGAACCCGAGTTCGATTACCTGAAATCATTAGAgatagaagaaaaaattaataaaattaggtGGCTAAAAAGGAAAAATCCTGCGCATTTTTTACTTTCCACAAACGATAAAACGATTAAGTTGTGGAAAGTTAGTGAACGGGATAAAAGAGTAGAAGGGTAcaatacgaaggaagaaaatggTTCGATTCGTGATCCTGCTTGCATCACTTCCTTAAGG GTACCATCTATAAAACCAATGGAGTTGATGGTGGAAGCGTCACCAAGAAGAATATTTGCCAACGCGCACACCTATCATATAAACAGTATAAGCGTCAACAGTGATCAGGAGACATACCTCAGTGCTGATGATCTTAGAATTAATCTTTGGCATCTTGAGATCACAGACCAGAGTTTTA ATATAGTAGACATTAAGCCAACTAATATGGAGGAATTAACAGAAGTTATAACTGCTGCGGAATTTCATCCAGCAGAATGTAACGTTTTGGTATATAGTAGTAGCAAAGGAACAATTAGACTTTGTGACATGAGATCTGCTGCACTTTGTGACCAACACAGTAAACTCTTTGAAGAACAGGAAGATCCAACCAACAGAAGTTTTTTCTCTGAAATAATTTCAAGTATAAGTGATGTAAAACTTAGTCATTCAGGAAGATATATGATCAGTAGGGACTACCTCAGTGTGAAAGTGTGGGATTTGCAAATGGAAACCAAACCCATTGAATGTTACCCT GTACATGAATATCTAAGATCAAAGTTATGTTCATTGTATGAGAATGATTGTATCTTTGACAAATTTGAATGTTGTTGGAGTGGTAATGATTCCGCTATTATGACGGGCTCGTATAATAATTTCTTCAGAGTATTTGATCGCACAACAAAACGCGATCTTACCCTGGAAGCAGCGCGTGACATTGCCAAACCAAAAACACTTCTAAAACCACGTAAG GTCAGTACCAGTGGTAAACGTAAAAAAGATGAAATTAGCGTCGACTGCCTGGATTTTAATAAGAAGATACTACATACTGCATGGCATCCATCTGAAAATGTGGTAGCTGTTGCTGCTACGAACAATCTCTTCCTATTCCAAGACAAACTCTAG
- the Tws gene encoding protein phosphatase 2 regulatory subunit tws isoform X3 yields the protein MCEMAGNGDIQWCFSQVKGTLEDDVTEADIISCVEFNHDGDLLATGDKGGRVVIFQRDPISKNSIPRRGEYNVYSTFQSHEPEFDYLKSLEIEEKINKIRWLKRKNPAHFLLSTNDKTIKLWKVSERDKRVEGYNTKEENGSIRDPACITSLRVPSIKPMELMVEASPRRIFANAHTYHINSISVNSDQETYLSADDLRINLWHLEITDQSFNIVDIKPTNMEELTEVITAAEFHPAECNVLVYSSSKGTIRLCDMRSAALCDQHSKLFEEQEDPTNRSFFSEIISSISDVKLSHSGRYMISRDYLSVKVWDLQMETKPIECYPVHEYLRSKLCSLYENDCIFDKFECCWSGNDSAIMTGSYNNFFRVFDRTTKRDLTLEAARDIAKPKTLLKPRKVSTSGKRKKDEISVDCLDFNKKILHTAWHPSENVVAVAATNNLFLFQDKL from the exons ATGTGCGAGATGGCCG GCAATGGTGACATACAATGGTGTTTCTCACAGGTGAAAGGAACATTGGAAGACGATGTCACTGAAG CCGATATAATCTCGTGCGTTGAATTTAACCACGATGGCGATCTTCTTGCAACAGGAGATAAAGGTGGACGGGTTGTTATTTTTCAAAGAGACCCCATT AGTAAAAACAGTATACCACGGAGGGGTGAATACAATGTATATAGCACCTTCCAGAGTCATGAACCCGAGTTCGATTACCTGAAATCATTAGAgatagaagaaaaaattaataaaattaggtGGCTAAAAAGGAAAAATCCTGCGCATTTTTTACTTTCCACAAACGATAAAACGATTAAGTTGTGGAAAGTTAGTGAACGGGATAAAAGAGTAGAAGGGTAcaatacgaaggaagaaaatggTTCGATTCGTGATCCTGCTTGCATCACTTCCTTAAGG GTACCATCTATAAAACCAATGGAGTTGATGGTGGAAGCGTCACCAAGAAGAATATTTGCCAACGCGCACACCTATCATATAAACAGTATAAGCGTCAACAGTGATCAGGAGACATACCTCAGTGCTGATGATCTTAGAATTAATCTTTGGCATCTTGAGATCACAGACCAGAGTTTTA ATATAGTAGACATTAAGCCAACTAATATGGAGGAATTAACAGAAGTTATAACTGCTGCGGAATTTCATCCAGCAGAATGTAACGTTTTGGTATATAGTAGTAGCAAAGGAACAATTAGACTTTGTGACATGAGATCTGCTGCACTTTGTGACCAACACAGTAAACTCTTTGAAGAACAGGAAGATCCAACCAACAGAAGTTTTTTCTCTGAAATAATTTCAAGTATAAGTGATGTAAAACTTAGTCATTCAGGAAGATATATGATCAGTAGGGACTACCTCAGTGTGAAAGTGTGGGATTTGCAAATGGAAACCAAACCCATTGAATGTTACCCT GTACATGAATATCTAAGATCAAAGTTATGTTCATTGTATGAGAATGATTGTATCTTTGACAAATTTGAATGTTGTTGGAGTGGTAATGATTCCGCTATTATGACGGGCTCGTATAATAATTTCTTCAGAGTATTTGATCGCACAACAAAACGCGATCTTACCCTGGAAGCAGCGCGTGACATTGCCAAACCAAAAACACTTCTAAAACCACGTAAG GTCAGTACCAGTGGTAAACGTAAAAAAGATGAAATTAGCGTCGACTGCCTGGATTTTAATAAGAAGATACTACATACTGCATGGCATCCATCTGAAAATGTGGTAGCTGTTGCTGCTACGAACAATCTCTTCCTATTCCAAGACAAACTCTAG
- the Tws gene encoding protein phosphatase 2 regulatory subunit tws isoform X2 → MDCAETSSNGDIQWCFSQVKGTLEDDVTEADIISCVEFNHDGDLLATGDKGGRVVIFQRDPISKNSIPRRGEYNVYSTFQSHEPEFDYLKSLEIEEKINKIRWLKRKNPAHFLLSTNDKTIKLWKVSERDKRVEGYNTKEENGSIRDPACITSLRVPSIKPMELMVEASPRRIFANAHTYHINSISVNSDQETYLSADDLRINLWHLEITDQSFNIVDIKPTNMEELTEVITAAEFHPAECNVLVYSSSKGTIRLCDMRSAALCDQHSKLFEEQEDPTNRSFFSEIISSISDVKLSHSGRYMISRDYLSVKVWDLQMETKPIECYPVHEYLRSKLCSLYENDCIFDKFECCWSGNDSAIMTGSYNNFFRVFDRTTKRDLTLEAARDIAKPKTLLKPRKVSTSGKRKKDEISVDCLDFNKKILHTAWHPSENVVAVAATNNLFLFQDKL, encoded by the exons ATGGATTGCGCCGAAACTTCAA GCAATGGTGACATACAATGGTGTTTCTCACAGGTGAAAGGAACATTGGAAGACGATGTCACTGAAG CCGATATAATCTCGTGCGTTGAATTTAACCACGATGGCGATCTTCTTGCAACAGGAGATAAAGGTGGACGGGTTGTTATTTTTCAAAGAGACCCCATT AGTAAAAACAGTATACCACGGAGGGGTGAATACAATGTATATAGCACCTTCCAGAGTCATGAACCCGAGTTCGATTACCTGAAATCATTAGAgatagaagaaaaaattaataaaattaggtGGCTAAAAAGGAAAAATCCTGCGCATTTTTTACTTTCCACAAACGATAAAACGATTAAGTTGTGGAAAGTTAGTGAACGGGATAAAAGAGTAGAAGGGTAcaatacgaaggaagaaaatggTTCGATTCGTGATCCTGCTTGCATCACTTCCTTAAGG GTACCATCTATAAAACCAATGGAGTTGATGGTGGAAGCGTCACCAAGAAGAATATTTGCCAACGCGCACACCTATCATATAAACAGTATAAGCGTCAACAGTGATCAGGAGACATACCTCAGTGCTGATGATCTTAGAATTAATCTTTGGCATCTTGAGATCACAGACCAGAGTTTTA ATATAGTAGACATTAAGCCAACTAATATGGAGGAATTAACAGAAGTTATAACTGCTGCGGAATTTCATCCAGCAGAATGTAACGTTTTGGTATATAGTAGTAGCAAAGGAACAATTAGACTTTGTGACATGAGATCTGCTGCACTTTGTGACCAACACAGTAAACTCTTTGAAGAACAGGAAGATCCAACCAACAGAAGTTTTTTCTCTGAAATAATTTCAAGTATAAGTGATGTAAAACTTAGTCATTCAGGAAGATATATGATCAGTAGGGACTACCTCAGTGTGAAAGTGTGGGATTTGCAAATGGAAACCAAACCCATTGAATGTTACCCT GTACATGAATATCTAAGATCAAAGTTATGTTCATTGTATGAGAATGATTGTATCTTTGACAAATTTGAATGTTGTTGGAGTGGTAATGATTCCGCTATTATGACGGGCTCGTATAATAATTTCTTCAGAGTATTTGATCGCACAACAAAACGCGATCTTACCCTGGAAGCAGCGCGTGACATTGCCAAACCAAAAACACTTCTAAAACCACGTAAG GTCAGTACCAGTGGTAAACGTAAAAAAGATGAAATTAGCGTCGACTGCCTGGATTTTAATAAGAAGATACTACATACTGCATGGCATCCATCTGAAAATGTGGTAGCTGTTGCTGCTACGAACAATCTCTTCCTATTCCAAGACAAACTCTAG